The following is a genomic window from Anaerolineae bacterium.
CAAGACGGTCACTGCCCAAAGATCTCCTTGACCTTCGCCAGCGCGGCTTCCTCGGATTGGGATGGATAGAATTCCATGCCGATCAGCCCGTCATAGCCCAGCCGGCGAAGCGTCTTGGCGATGTTCCAGAAGTTGATCTCGCCAGTGCCCGGCTCCTGGCGGGTGGGCACATCGCCGATATGCACCGTGGGATACAGGCCGTGATAGGCTTCCAGGCCGTAGATGAGGTTGCCGGCGGTGCGCTGTTGGTGATAGCAGTCGAACGACATGCGCAGTTGCGGGTGGTTGAAGCGCCGCACGATGTTCGCCACCTGGTCATGGGTGTGGATGAAGACCCCGCCGTGAATATGGAACGTGTTCAGCGCCTCGAACCACAGGGTGATGTTCGTCCTCTCCACCATCTCCAGGATCTTCTCCAGCCCATCGAGCAGGTTGACGTACATCTCCCCTGGGGAATAGTCCTTGGTCAGAGGGGCGATCCATTCCTCCCCATTGGGACGCACCTCCACCTGATTGGAGAAGATGAACAGGTGGGGGATCTCATAGCGCTGGGCCATCTCCAGGGTTTCCGCCCAGGCATCCAGACAGCGGGGATGGTCGTTGGCGTCCACAAGGTTGCCCAACTGGCCGTCGAAGGTGGAGTTGATGATGCATCCATGGCGCTTGCACTCGGCATAGATATCGGCCATGGGACGCTCGCGCCAGAGCCAGACATCGAGCCGGCGGATGCCCAGCGCCGCAAAGCGCTCCACCCGCTCCACAATGGGCACCTCGCGGAACCAGAAATCCATATAACCGGTGAATTCCACGTTTGCTGCTCCTTTACGTCACGCTTTTGCGCCGGCCGTCAGGAACCGCACCGCCGCCAGAATATCCTCTGCCCCCGGCAGGACCTCTTCTTCCAGGACAGGGCTGTACGGGATGGGCACATTCTTTGCCGCGACCCGCACGATCGGCCCATCCAAATATTCCACCGCCTCTTCCGCCAGCACTGCCGCGATCTCCGCGCCCGGGCCGGCGCGCTTGTGCGCCTCGTGGACGATCACCACCCGGCCGGTCTTCGCCAGCGAGCGGATCAAAGTCTCCTTGTCCAACGGTACAAGGGTGCGGGGGTCAATCACTTCTGCCTCGATGCCCTCCTGCGCCAGGGCATCCGCCGCCGCCAGGGCCTTCGCCAGCATGCCGCCGATGGCGATGATGGTGACATCGCGGCCCGGGCGCACGACATTCGCCTCGCCGAACGGCACCGTGAAATCTGGGTCCTCCGGCACTGGCCCCCGCACCGCGTACAGCATTTTGTGCTCAAAGAAGAGAACGGGGTCCTCGCCGCGAATGGCGGTTTTCAGCAGGCCCTTGGCATCCGCCGGCGTGGCCGGCACGGCGATCTTCAGCCCCGGCACGTTCATGAACCACGATTCCGGGCTTTGCGAATGCTGTGCCGCGGCTGAACCGGGCGCGCCGGTCGTCACGCGGATGGTCAAGGGGACTTTCGCCTTGCCGCCGCTCATGTAGCGCGCTTTGGCGGCCTGGTTGACGATCTGATCGCCGGCGCACATCAGGAAATCGCCGAACATGATCTCCACCACCGGCCGCATGCCCATCATCGCCGCGCCCAGCCCCCCTCCGACGATGGCGCTCTCGCTGATGGGGGTATCCCGCACGCGGTCGGGGCCAAACTCCTCATACAGGCCGGCGGTCACGCCGAACACCCCACCGAATACCCCGACATCCTCGCCCATGATGAACACCGACGGGTCGCGGTGCATCTCCTCACGCAGTGCTTCGCGAATGGCTTCAGCAAATGTGATCTCTCTCATTCCCGCACCTCAGAACACCAGGCCGTTATGGGTATCGCCGTACACGCCCAGCAGGGCTTCCTCCGCCTTTGGGATGGGCGCGGACTTGGCGAATTCCACCGCTTCGTCCAGTTGGCGGAGGACGTCTTGATGAACCTTGTCCAGGGTCTGCTCGTCGAAGATGCCGGCCTCCAGCAGGCGCCGGCGGAAGAGCACCACCGGGTCGCGCGCTTTCCAGTACTCCATTTCCTCCTGGGTGCGGTAAACCATCGGGTCGCCCTCGTAATGTCCCCGCTGGCGGTAGGTCTTGCCCTCGACGAAGGTCGGCCCCAGGCCGGCGCGCGCCCGTTCCGCCGCCATGCGCACCGCCTCATAGAC
Proteins encoded in this region:
- a CDS encoding TIM barrel protein; its protein translation is MEFTGYMDFWFREVPIVERVERFAALGIRRLDVWLWRERPMADIYAECKRHGCIINSTFDGQLGNLVDANDHPRCLDAWAETLEMAQRYEIPHLFIFSNQVEVRPNGEEWIAPLTKDYSPGEMYVNLLDGLEKILEMVERTNITLWFEALNTFHIHGGVFIHTHDQVANIVRRFNHPQLRMSFDCYHQQRTAGNLIYGLEAYHGLYPTVHIGDVPTRQEPGTGEINFWNIAKTLRRLGYDGLIGMEFYPSQSEEAALAKVKEIFGQ
- a CDS encoding alpha-ketoacid dehydrogenase subunit beta is translated as MREITFAEAIREALREEMHRDPSVFIMGEDVGVFGGVFGVTAGLYEEFGPDRVRDTPISESAIVGGGLGAAMMGMRPVVEIMFGDFLMCAGDQIVNQAAKARYMSGGKAKVPLTIRVTTGAPGSAAAQHSQSPESWFMNVPGLKIAVPATPADAKGLLKTAIRGEDPVLFFEHKMLYAVRGPVPEDPDFTVPFGEANVVRPGRDVTIIAIGGMLAKALAAADALAQEGIEAEVIDPRTLVPLDKETLIRSLAKTGRVVIVHEAHKRAGPGAEIAAVLAEEAVEYLDGPIVRVAAKNVPIPYSPVLEEEVLPGAEDILAAVRFLTAGAKA